Proteins from a genomic interval of Scatophagus argus isolate fScaArg1 chromosome 6, fScaArg1.pri, whole genome shotgun sequence:
- the kank3 gene encoding KN motif and ankyrin repeat domain-containing protein 3, which produces MTQSVQVNPKLPDLGSPFIYSSQEEADQHGSYSVQTPYGFQLDLDFLKYVEEIESGHNLRRAPVSSRRSGRGVRLSQRSPSVGGRNSAWTSTESLSSPASEDGRVPPPPPPRNRLGSAPCEGLCLSPVTLLSVPPLSAGAKVPPPPPQRNPRVERTLLETSRRLQQEQTHQHQNGGRFQLADPPKQSLASPSTQPLQTKPSPHTSGLSTPAAGTTMTPIPPSQLQTVREQMATALKQLKEMEERVKGVPALEKELAKLRAEKDMLLLALQEKKVAMEMTRQRQPSTESSTQTVEKLQTDNSIQSRLTAPTSPGHKGLGKSGELKRLTEKFEGKATEPSSKVLAKTPEKMSVVDKKSVAVGDDVPMDSVVFYYSQGVKDASEGTTVNVCEKGMRTDVPLVHEEGTQTRVETEEAEVWVMESLLGLTTEAQREIDTLQDTIKFQQESIAALEDRLIVADKDLVILKAQMEKKTSKVTFEKGVLAKPDMTNAQVETWTPVLKHATVLCCPEVNDACVGDRLTADQMEQGTQTHAFVETTEAAPVVMVSTGCQWENLFEEKMEEQKVPKRRQLTISEYKVSVEEVVSMSEKKEEEEGEKSTTSNTKTGMLKSIMKRKDGSNSGTTGKKSLQFVGILNGGYESTSSEEEEEEEEEEEDGSSSVESGEGDCLDSTEEDEAALEEETSEEERNINLDESDTDEETLRATNYSSDGVKEKFELSSKMREACLILKNHLNDDIKTLKSKEVLSSTHTVQLEWFRISSAKMAQSSRVSDYLMAFSEVSSMLLEHVVNMIDGNGNTALHYSVSHSNFGVVGLLLDTGVCNVDKQNKAGYTAIMLAALSTVKEEEEDMAVVKKLFSQGNVNAKASQAGQTALMLAVSHGRLEMVRALLECGADVNVQDDEGSTALMCASEHGRAEIVKLLLEQPGCDISIVDNDGSNALSIALEASHNDTAVLLYAHMNYAKTQTAAGSPKAQPRSPNSPHKSWPSD; this is translated from the exons atgactcagtCAGTGCAAGTGAACCCAAAGCTGCCCG ATTTGGGCTCTCCATTCATCTACTCCAGTCAGGAAGAGGCTGACCAGCATGGCTCCTACTCAGTCCAGACTCCGTACGGTTTCCAGCTGGATCTGGACTTCCTGAAATATGTAGAAGAGATAGAAAGTGGGCACAATCTCCGTAGAGCACCTGTCAGCTCCCGGCGCTCTGGCCGAGGGGTCAGACTCTCTCAGAGGAGTCCAAGTGTGGGGGGACGTAACAGTGCCTGGACATCCACAGAGTCTCTGTCATCCCCGGCCAGTGAGGACGGCAGGGTTCCCCCACCGCCACCGCCACGAAACCGCCTTGGTTCAGCACCCTGTGAAGGGCTCTGTCTTTCCCCTGTGACCCTCCTAAGTGTTCCTCCTCTATCTGCCGGGGCCAAGGTGCCACCCCCTCCACCACAGCGCAACCCCAGAGTTGAGCGGACTCTTCTGGAAACCAGCCGGCGCCTGCAACAGGAACAAACCCACCAGCACCAGAACGGTGGGCGTTTCCAGCTCGCAGATCCTCCCAAACAGTCCTTAGCCTCTCCATCCACTCAGCCTCTGCAGACTAAACCCAGTCCTCATACCTCTGGGCTCAGCACTCCAGCTGCTGGCACCACAATGACTCCAATCCCACCCAGCCAGCTGCAGACAGTTAGAGAGCAGATGGCTACAGCCTTGAAACAGCTGAAGGAGATGGAAGAGAGGGTAAAGGGTGTTCCAGCACTTGAGAAAGAGCTGGCCAAGCTTCGTGCAGAGAAAGATATGCTCCTGTTAGCCCTGCAGGAGAAAAAAGTAGCCATGGAGATGACCCGGCAGAGGCAACCGTCCACAGAGTCTTCTACCCAAACTGTAGAAAAGCTTCAAACCGACAACAGTATCCAAAGTCGGTTGACTGCACCAACCTCACCAGGGCATAAAGGCCTCGGAAAATCTGGAGAGTTGAAAAGGCTGACTGAGAAGTTTGAGGGGAAAGCTACAGAACCTTCATCGAAAGTTTTAGCAAAAACTCCAGAAAAAATGTCTGTTGTTGACAAAAAATCAGTGGCTGTCGGGGACGACGTGCCGATGGACTCTGTTGTTTTCTACTACAGCCAGGGCGTGAAAGATGCCTCCGAGGGCACCACGGTAAATGTTTGTGAGAAAGGCATGAGAACAGATGTCCCTCTGGTCCATGAGGAGGGAACACAAACCAGGGTGGAGACAGAAGAGGCTGAGGTTTGGGTCATGGAATCACTACTTGGGCTGACGACCGAAGCACAGCGAGAGATTGACACCTTACAGGACACCATTAAATTTCAGCAGGAGTCCATTGCGGCTCTAGAGGACCGGCTGATTGTTGCCGACAAAGACCTGGTGATCCTTAAAGCCcagatggagaagaaaacatcCAAAGTCACCTTTGAAAAGGGGGTTCTTGCAAAACCAGACATGACCAATGCTCAGGTGGAGACATGGACTCCTGTGTTGAAGCATGCTACCGTTCTGTGCTGTCCTGAGGTGAACGATGCATGTGTAGGTGACCGTTTAACAGCAGATCAGATGGAACAAGGCACCCAGACTCATGCTTTCGTGGAAACAACAGAAGCAGCTCCTGTTGTAATGGTCAGCACTGGGTGCCAGTGGGAAAACTTGTTTgaagaaaagatggaggagCAGAAAGTGCCAAAAAGGAGACAGTTGACCATATCTGAATACAAGGTCTCAGTAGAGGAAGTGGTCAGTATGagtgagaagaaagaggaagaggaaggagagaagagcaCAACTAGCAACACTAAGACAG GTATGCTGAAATCAATCATGAAGAGGAAGGATGGGAGTAACTCCGGCACCACTGGCAAGAAGAGCCTCCAGTTTGTTGGTATTCTAAATGGAGG GTATGAATCTACATccagtgaagaggaggaggaggaggaagaagaggaggaagatggaagTTCTTCTGTGGAAAGTGGGGAAGGTGACTGCTTggacagcacagaggaggatgaggcagCTCTGGAGGAAGAAACgtctgaggaggagagaaacatCAACCTGGATGAGAGTGATACTGATGAGGAAACCCTGAGAGCCACAAATTATTCATCTGATGGTGTGAAAGAGAA GTTTGAGCTGAGCTCAAAAATGCGTGAGGCCTGCCTCATCCTGAAGAATCACCTGAACGATGacatcaaaacactgaagagtAAGGAAGTG CTCTCCAGCACCCACACCGTCCAGCTTGAGTGGTTCCGCATCTCTAGCGCCAAGATGGCTCAGTCTTCACGGGTCTCGGACTACTTGATGGCGTTTTCTGAGGTGTCGTCAATGCTGCTGGAACACGTGGTCAACATGATCGATGGCAATGGGAACACGGCTCTCCATTACAGTGTCTCCCACTCCAACTTCGGTGTGGTGGGTCTGCTGCTGGACACAG GTGTGTGCAACGTGGACAAGCAAAACAAGGCGGGCTACACGGCCATCATGCTGGCTGCTCTCTCTActgtgaaagaggaggaggaggacatggCTGTGGTGAAGAAGCTCTTCAGTCAGGGGAATGTCAATGCCAAGGCTAGCCAG GCGGGCCAGACAGCGTTGATGCTGGCCGTTAGCCACGGCCGGCTGGAGATGGTTCGGGCGCTGCTGGAGTGTGGCGCTGACGTTAATGTGCAGGACGACGAGGGATCCACAGCTCTGATGTGTGCTAGCGAACATGGCCGTGCTGAGATCGTCAAACTGCTCCTGGAACAGCCCGGCTGTGACATATCCATCGTTGATAAT gATGGCAGCAATGCTCTGTCCATCGCACTGGAGGCTTCCCACAATGACACAGCTGTGCTGCTCTACGCCCATATGAACTATGCCAAGACCCAGACTGCTGCG GGGAGTCCAAAGGCCCAGCCGAGGAGCCCCAACAGCCCTCACAAGTCCTGGCCTTCAGACTGA
- the LOC124060236 gene encoding GTP cyclohydrolase 1-like translates to MEYQYSSELNGVVAECQNMCIESKHNSSCTEEKDSKNSTDANKLSHIERSYTTILSELGEDVEREGLLRTPRRAAKAMQFLTKGYNETVQDILNDAIFDENHEEMVIVTGIDLFSLCEHHLVPFYGKAHIAYLPNKKVVGLSKLARIVEIYSRRFQVQERLTKQIASAISEALEPAGVAVVIEATHMCMVMRGVQKMNASTVTSVMLGVFQDDPKTRKEFLGLTKK, encoded by the exons ATGGAGTATCAGTATTCTTCAGAGCTGAATGGAGTGGTTGCAGAGTGTCAGAACATGTGTATTGAGTCAAAACATAACAGTTCATGCACAGAAGAGAAGGACTCCAAGAACTCTACAGATGCAAACAAGCTGTCTCACATTGAGAGATCTTATACGACCATACTGAGTGAGCTTGGAGAGGACGTCGAGCGGGAGGGACTTCTACGTACACCACGACGTGCGGCCAAAGCCATGCAATTCCTCACCAAAGGCTACAATGAAACAGTTCAGG ATATCTTGAATGATGCTATCTTTGATGAAAACCACGAAGAGATGGTGATCGTCACGGGCATTGACTTGTTCTCCCTCTGTGAACATCACCTGGTGCCCTTCTATGGCAAG GCTCACATAGCATACCTCCCAAACAAGAAAGTGGTTGGTCTCAGCAAACTTGCGAG AATTGTTGAGATCTACAGCAGGAGGTTTCAAG TTCAGGAGCGTCTAACCAAACAGATTGCTTCAGCCATTTCTGAGGCATTGGAGCCTGCTGGAGTGGCAGTGGTGATTGAGGCTAC CCACATGTGTATGGTGATGAGAGGTGTGCAGAAGATGAACGCCAGTACTGTGACAAGTGTCATGCTGGGAGTATTTCAGGATGATCCAAAGACCAGGAAGGAGTTCCTTGGCCTGACAAAGAAGTGA